From Haemorhous mexicanus isolate bHaeMex1 chromosome 1, bHaeMex1.pri, whole genome shotgun sequence, one genomic window encodes:
- the C1H6orf62 gene encoding uncharacterized protein C6orf62 homolog, whose product MGDPNSRKKQALNRLRAQLRKKKESLADQFDFKMYIAFVFKDKKKKSALFEVSEVIPVMTNNYEENILKGVRDSSYSLESSLELLQKDVVQLHAPRYQSMRRDVIGCTQEMDFILWPRNDIEKIVCLLFSRWKGSDEPFRPVQAKFEFHHGDYEKQFLHVLSRKDKTGIVVNNPNQSVFLFIDRQHLQTPKNKATIFKLCSICLYLPQEQLTHWTVGTIEDHLRPYMPE is encoded by the exons ATGGGGGACCCAAACTCCCGGAAGAAACAAGCTCTGAACAGACTTCGTGCTCagcttagaaagaaaaaagaatctttAGCTGACCAGTTTGACTTCAAGATGTACATTGCCTTTGTGTTCAAAGACAAG aagaaaaagtcAGCGCTTTTTGAAGTGTCTGAAGTGATACCAGTCATGACCAATAACTATGAAGAAAATATCCTGAAAGGTGTGCGGGATTCCAGCTATTCTTTGGAAAGTTCCTTAGAGCTTCTGCAGAAGGATGTAGTACAGCTCCATGCACCCCGCTACCAGTCCATGCGCAGG GATGTGATCGGCTGTACCCAGGAGATGGACTTCATTCTATGGCCTCGTAATGATATTGAGAAGATAGTCTGTCTCCTGTTCTCTCGGTGGAAGGGATCTGATGAACCCTTTAGGCCTGTTCAG GCCAAGTTTGAATTTCATCATGGTGACTATGAAAAACAGTTTCTGCATGTTCTGAGCCGAAAGGACAAGACTGGAATTGTTGTCAACAACCCTAACCAGTCAGTGTTTCTCTTCATTGACAGACAGCACTTGCAG ACTCCAAAAAACAAAGCTACAATCTTCAAGTTATGCAGCATCTGCCTGTAcctgccacaggagcagctcactCACTGGACGGTTGGTACCATAGAGGATCACCTCCGTCCGTACATGCCAGAGTAA
- the ACOT13 gene encoding acyl-coenzyme A thioesterase 13, producing MGFTMESLKEAMKYMVESKGFDRVLGKMKLQSATPGRVVCEMKVEEEHTNRGGTLHGGLTATLVDVVSTAALLYTERAVPGVSVDMNITYTSAAKIGEEILITAQILKQGKTLAFATVDLTNKATGKLIAQGRHTKFIGN from the exons ATGGGGTTCACGATGGAGAGCCTGAAGGAGGCTATGAAGTACATGGTGGAGTCGAAGGGCTTCGACCGGGTGCTCGGCAAG ATGAAACTTCAATCTGCAACTCCTGGAAGAGTTGTTTGTGAAATGAAAGTAGAGGAGGAGCATACAAACAGAGGTGGCACATTACACGGAGGTTTGACAGCCACCCTTGTGGATGTGGTGTCAACAGCAGCATTGCTGTACACAGAAAGAGCAGTGCCTGGGGTCAGTGTGGACATGAACATCAC aTACACATCTGCTGCTAAGATTGGAGAAGAGATACTGATTACAGCTCAGATTTTGAAGCAAGGAAAAACTCTTGCATTTGCCACTGTGGATTTAACAAATAAGGCTACAGGAAAGTTAATTGCACAAGGTAGACATACAAAGTTCATAGGAAATTAA
- the TDP2 gene encoding tyrosyl-DNA phosphodiesterase 2 encodes MEERAEVAPSSPPAEHKREQEDEDALHVAKRRKVLCSEFAAITNSDEAEARRFLAGSDWHMERALNAFFDPPRDTEAAAGGAAPACADTGTCIDLTADATTSNAGVNSEDSQQKEDDSNFSLITWNIDGLDLGNVKDRARGVCTYLALYSPDVVFLQEVIPPHLPLLQMKASNYTIIPGNTDEYFTAVMLKKSRVKLLKHEIIPFPTTAMKRNLLIVHVSISGIELCLMTSHLESTKDHSKERIKQLQIVLNEMQKESESTTVIFGGDTNLRDSEVAKLGNLPDNIKDAWEFLGRPQHCRYTWDTQSNTNLNAAYKCKMRFDRIYFRPAVKGGHFIPRSMDLIGLEKLECGRFPSDHWGILCNFDVIL; translated from the exons ATGGAGGAGCGGGCCGAGGTGGCGCCCAGCTCGCCGCCGGCGGAGCACAAGCGggagcaggaggatgaggatgccCTACATGTCGCCAAGCGGAGGAAGGTGCTGTGCTCCGAGTTCGCCGCCATTACCAACAGCGACGAAGCCGAGGCGCGCCGCTTCTTGGCCGGCAGCGACTGGCACATGGAG AGGGCGCTGAACGCCTTCTTCGACCCGCCGCGGGACACGGAGgcagcggcgggcggggcggccccggcctGTGCGGACACCGGCACCTG CATTGACCTCACTGCAGATGCAACTACAAGTAATGCTGGTGTCAACAGTGAAGACTCGCAGCAAAAAGAAGACGACAGCAACTTCTCGCTGATCACCTGGAACATTGATGGGCTGGATCTGGGAAATGTGAAAGACCGAGCTAGAGGAGTCTGTACATACCTGGCGTT ATACAGTCCGGATGTTGTGTTTTTACAGGAGGTCATCCCACCACATCTCCCTCTTCTCCAGATGAAAGCAAGCAATTACACTATTATTCCAG GTAACACAGATGAGTATTTCACTGCTGTAATGTTAAAGAAATCGAGAGTGAAGCTACTGAAACATGAAATAATACCTTTTCCAACGACTGCCATGAAGAGGAACCTTTTAATTGTGCAT GTGAGCATATCTGGTATTGAACTTTGCCTTATGACTTCTCATCTGGAGAGCACTAAAGATCACTCCAAGGAACGTATCAAGCAGCTGCAAATAGTGTTAAACGAAATGCAGAAGGAGTCTGAGTCCACCACTGTTATATTTGGAGGGGATACAAACCTCAGAGACAGCGAG GTTGCTAAACTTGGTAATCTGCCTGACAACATTAAGGATGCCTGGGAGTTTTTGGGTAGACCTCAGCACTGCCGCTACACTTGGGACACGCAGTCCAACACCAACCTGAATGCAGCCTACAAGTGCAAGATGAGGTTTGACCGCATTTACTTTCGGCCTGCAGTGAAAGGGGGACATTTCATTCCACGAAGCATGGACTTAATTGGTTTGGAAAAACTAGAATGTGGCAGATTTCCTAGTGATCACTGGGGCATTCTGTGTAACTTTGATGTTAtattatag